The proteins below are encoded in one region of Acanthochromis polyacanthus isolate Apoly-LR-REF ecotype Palm Island chromosome 4, KAUST_Apoly_ChrSc, whole genome shotgun sequence:
- the rgl1 gene encoding ral guanine nucleotide dissociation stimulator-like 1 isoform X2 produces MKETLTMKFAWKTKMSSVQDWGEEVEEGAIYNVTLKRVQIQQAANKGARWLGAEGDRLPPGHTVSQLETCKIRSIRAGTLERLVETLLTAFGDNDLTYTSIFLSTYRAFASTQTVLQLLLDRYGCVEENEHNADRCQSSETNGAIKNALASILRAWLDQCPEDFQEPPDYPCLHRLMDYLRKALPGSEALRRAEGLLEQLQGQASMDDTEAGFHGNSSFCLGEEEEVEIEVQEDFLSFEADLVAEQLTYMDALLFKKVVPHHCLGSIWSQRDKKHNKHSAPTIRATITQFNAVAACVVSTVLKHRQIRPHVRARVIQRWIDIAQECRIRKNFSSLRAIVSALQSNPLYRLKRVWACVHKDSMQTFEELSDIFSDHNNYLTSRELLMREGTSKFASLESCAKEHQKRTHKRLQLQKEMGAMQGTIPYLGTFLTDLTMLDTALPDLIEGGLINFEKRRREFEVIAQIKLLQSACNSYCLTADPAFLRWFKSQTQLSEEESYALSCEIEGLGDGSPTLQKPRKSMVKRLSLLFLGTDSNSASSPVRETPRSPPTGSSGESMDSVSVSSSDSSSPSDSEGLATPTHNSDSQQNKLSESSSCTSLHSMDTSSSTASVSMTPASPPLPGPLCTHRRSVSLTPLSPSSPSQTPAYNMQAQDACIIRVSLEQGNGNLYKSILLTNQDKTPAVISRAMAKHNLEVEPEEGYELVQVISEERELVIPDNANVFYAMNTSANFDFLLRVRGSAGRPVQLRSRCSSTLPRTQHRSSLSLRLSKVTL; encoded by the exons ATGAAAGAAACGCTCACCATGAAGTTCGCCTGGAAAactaaaatg AGCTCGGTGCAGGACTGGGGGGAGGAAGTCGAGGAAGGAGCCATCTACAACGTGACACTGAAGAGGGTTCAGATTCAACAGGCGGCCAACAAGGGAGCAAGATGGCTGGGG gCGGAGGGCGATCGCCTGCCTCCCGGCCACACGGTGAGCCAGCTGGAAACCTGTAAAATCCGAAGCATCCGTGCCGGAACGCTGGAGCGTCTGGTGGAGACGTTATTGACAGCGTTCGGAGACAACGACCTCACCTACACCTCCATCTTCCTCTCCACCTACAGAGCCTTCGCCAGCACACAGACTGTGCTGCAGCTACTGCTAGACAG ATATGGATGTGTGGAAGAAAACGAACATAATGCAGACAGATGCCAAAGCTCTGAAACCAATGGAGCCATTAAAAA TGCCTTGGCTTCGATCCTGCGTGCCTGGCTGGACCAGTGTCCCGAAGACTTCCAGGAGCCTCCAGACTACCCATGTCTCCACAGGCTGATGGACTACCTGCGCAAAGCTCTCCCAGGTTCAGAGGCTCTCAGACGGGCGGAGGGTCTCCTGGAGCAGCTGCAGGGTCAAGCCAGCATGGACGACACAGAGG CTGGTTTCCACGGCAACAGCTCTTTCTGCCtgggggaagaggaggaagtggaGATTGAGGTGCAGGAGGACTTTCTGTCATTTGAAGCCGACCTTGTGGCTGAGCAGCTCACCTACATGGATGCG CTGCTGTTCAAAAAAGTCGTACCCCACCACTGCCTGGGCTCCATCTGGTCTCAGAGGGACAAGAAGCACAACAAGCACAGCGCTCCCACCATTCGCGCCACCATCACCCAGTTCAACGCTGTCGCCGCCTGCGTGGTCAGCACGGTGCTGAAACACCGACAGATCCGACCCCACGTCAGAGCGCGGGTCATCCAGCGCTGGATAGACATCGCTCAG GAGTGTCGAATACGCAAAAACTTCTCATCCCTGCGAGCCATTGTGTCGGCGCTGCAGTCCAATCCTCTGTACCGGCTGAAGAGAGTTTGGGCCTGCGTGCACAA AGACAGTATGCAGACGTTTGAGGAACTCTCGGACATTTTCTCCGACCACAACAACTACCTGACCAGCAGGGAGCTACTCATGAGG GAAGGCACTTCAAAGTTTGCCAGTCTGGAGAGTTGTGCCAAGGAGCACCAGAAACGAACCCACaagaggctgcagctgcagaagGAAATG GGAGCGATGCAAGGAACGATACCCTACTTGGGGACTTTCCTCACTGACCTGACCATGCTGGACACGGCGCTGCCCGACTTGATCGAg GGTGGTCTGATCAACTTTGAGAAGAGACGCAGG GAGTTTGAGGTGATCGCTCAGATCAAGCTGCTCCAGTCGGCCTGTAACAGCTACTGTCTGACTGCGGATCCGGCTTTCCTGCGCTGGTTTAAGAGCCAGACTCAGCTCAGCGAGGAAGAAAG CTACGCCTTGTCCTGTGAGATTGAAGGTCTCGGCGACGGCAGCCCAACTTTACAAAAACCTCGGAAAAGCATGGTGAAGAGACTCAGCCT GCTGTTCCTTGGAACAGACAGTAATTCAGCCAGTTCTCCAGTCAGAGAGACGCCACGTTCGCCTCCTACTGGCAGCTCAGGGGAGAGCATGGACTCGGTCAGCGTGTCCTCCAGCGACTCCAGCAGCCCTTCAGACAGCGAAGGACTCGCAACCCCGACTCACAACTCCGACTCCCAGCAAAACAAG CTATCAGAATCCTCTTCCTGTACTTCACTCCACTCCATGGACACCAGCTCATCGACAGCCAGCGTCTCCATGACTCCCGCCTCACCCCCCCTCCCCGGACCTCTCTGCACTCACAGACGCTCCGTCTCCCTCACTCCTCTGTCTCCCAGCTCGCCCAGTCAAACCCCGGCGTACAACATGCAGGCCCAGGACGCGTGCATCATACGAGTCAGCCTGGAGCAGGGCAACGGGAACCTGTACAAGAGCATACTG CTGACCAATCAAGACAAGACGCCGGCTGTTATTTCTAGAGCCATGGCGAAGCATAACCTGGAGGTGGAGCCTGAGGAAGGCTACGAGTTGGTGCAGGTCATCTCTGAGGAAAGAG AGCTGGTGATTCCAGACAACGCTAACGTCTTCTACGCCATGAACACCTCGGCTAACTTCGACTTCCTGCTGCGGGTGCGAGGCTCGGCGGGTCGGCCGGTGCAGCTGCGTAGCCGGTGTAGCTCCACACTCCCTCGCACCCAGCACCGCTCCAGCCTGTCGCTCAGACTCAGCAAAGTCACACTGTGA
- the abhd17ab gene encoding alpha/beta hydrolase domain-containing protein 17A, with translation MNGLSLSELCCLFCCPPCPSRIAAKLAFLPPEPTYAFLPDPEAGPAAPGGTGTSSLRARSGASVAGSGGAGAVEGRWKLHLTERAEFQYSQRELDTTEVFLARSTRGNRVGCMYIRCAPNARFTVLFSHGNAVDLGQMSSFYIGLGTRINCNIFSYDYSGYGVSTGKPSEKNLYADIDAAWHALRTRYGISPENIILYGQSIGTVPTVDLASRYECAAVVLHSPLTSGMRVAFPETKKTYCFDAFPNIEKVSKITSPVLIIHGTEDEVIDFSHGLALFERCPKAVEPLWVEGAGHNDIELYSQYLERLRRFIGQELAVQHA, from the exons ATGAATGGCCTCTCTCTCAGTGAGCTCTGCTGCCTGTTCTGCTGCCCGCCTTGCCCGAGCCGCATTGCAGCCAAGCTCGCCTTCCTGCCCCCGGAGCCCACATACGCCTTTCTGCCGGACCCGGAGGCAGGCCCCGCGGCACCAGGGGGAACGGGGACGTCGAGCCTGCGGGCACGGAGCGGAGCGTCAGTTGCTGGAAGCGGAGGTGCAGGGGCTGTGGAGGGGAGGTGGAAGCTTCACCTGACAGAGCGAGCAGAGTTCCAGTACTCTCAGAGGGAGCTGGACACAACAGAGGTGTTCCTCGCTCGATCCACCCGAGGGAACAGAGTCGGCTGCATGTACATTCGTTGCGCTCCTAATGCCAG ATTTACAGTGCTGTTCTCCCATGGCAATGCAGTCGACCTCGGCCAGATGAGCAGCTTCTACATCGGCCTCGGCACCCGCATCAACTGCAACATCTTCTCCTACGACTACTCAGGCTACGGCGTCAGCACTGGCAAGCCCTCTGAGAAGAATCTCTATGCAGACATAGATGCTGCCTGGCATGCCCTGCGCACACG GTATGGCATAAGCCCAGAGAATATCATCCTGTACGGACAGAGCATTGGTACAGTTCCCACTGTAGACCTGGCATCGCGGTATGAGTGTGCTGCCGTGGTTCTCCACTCACCTTTAACATCTGGTATGAGAGTGGCCTTTCCTGAAACAAAGAAGACCTACTGCTTTGACGCTTTTCCCAA CATCGAGaaagtgtccaaaataacttctCCGGTGCTCATCATCCACGGGACAGAGGACGAGGTGATCGACTTCTCCCACGGCCTGGCCCTGTTCGAGCGCTGCCCCAAGGCCGTGGAGcctctctgggtggaaggaGCGGGACACAACGACATTGAACTGTACAGCCAGTATCTGGAGCGCCTGCGCCGCTTCATAGGACAGGAGTTGGCGGTACAACACGCCTAA
- the rgl1 gene encoding ral guanine nucleotide dissociation stimulator-like 1 isoform X1: MQAVTMISQYPLATFLPWPAGPSQHCLDLDCSLLLEGEGGVALQRYQPRSPESSPRHWSSVQDWGEEVEEGAIYNVTLKRVQIQQAANKGARWLGAEGDRLPPGHTVSQLETCKIRSIRAGTLERLVETLLTAFGDNDLTYTSIFLSTYRAFASTQTVLQLLLDRYGCVEENEHNADRCQSSETNGAIKNALASILRAWLDQCPEDFQEPPDYPCLHRLMDYLRKALPGSEALRRAEGLLEQLQGQASMDDTEAGFHGNSSFCLGEEEEVEIEVQEDFLSFEADLVAEQLTYMDALLFKKVVPHHCLGSIWSQRDKKHNKHSAPTIRATITQFNAVAACVVSTVLKHRQIRPHVRARVIQRWIDIAQECRIRKNFSSLRAIVSALQSNPLYRLKRVWACVHKDSMQTFEELSDIFSDHNNYLTSRELLMREGTSKFASLESCAKEHQKRTHKRLQLQKEMGAMQGTIPYLGTFLTDLTMLDTALPDLIEGGLINFEKRRREFEVIAQIKLLQSACNSYCLTADPAFLRWFKSQTQLSEEESYALSCEIEGLGDGSPTLQKPRKSMVKRLSLLFLGTDSNSASSPVRETPRSPPTGSSGESMDSVSVSSSDSSSPSDSEGLATPTHNSDSQQNKLSESSSCTSLHSMDTSSSTASVSMTPASPPLPGPLCTHRRSVSLTPLSPSSPSQTPAYNMQAQDACIIRVSLEQGNGNLYKSILLTNQDKTPAVISRAMAKHNLEVEPEEGYELVQVISEERELVIPDNANVFYAMNTSANFDFLLRVRGSAGRPVQLRSRCSSTLPRTQHRSSLSLRLSKVTL, translated from the exons AGCTCGGTGCAGGACTGGGGGGAGGAAGTCGAGGAAGGAGCCATCTACAACGTGACACTGAAGAGGGTTCAGATTCAACAGGCGGCCAACAAGGGAGCAAGATGGCTGGGG gCGGAGGGCGATCGCCTGCCTCCCGGCCACACGGTGAGCCAGCTGGAAACCTGTAAAATCCGAAGCATCCGTGCCGGAACGCTGGAGCGTCTGGTGGAGACGTTATTGACAGCGTTCGGAGACAACGACCTCACCTACACCTCCATCTTCCTCTCCACCTACAGAGCCTTCGCCAGCACACAGACTGTGCTGCAGCTACTGCTAGACAG ATATGGATGTGTGGAAGAAAACGAACATAATGCAGACAGATGCCAAAGCTCTGAAACCAATGGAGCCATTAAAAA TGCCTTGGCTTCGATCCTGCGTGCCTGGCTGGACCAGTGTCCCGAAGACTTCCAGGAGCCTCCAGACTACCCATGTCTCCACAGGCTGATGGACTACCTGCGCAAAGCTCTCCCAGGTTCAGAGGCTCTCAGACGGGCGGAGGGTCTCCTGGAGCAGCTGCAGGGTCAAGCCAGCATGGACGACACAGAGG CTGGTTTCCACGGCAACAGCTCTTTCTGCCtgggggaagaggaggaagtggaGATTGAGGTGCAGGAGGACTTTCTGTCATTTGAAGCCGACCTTGTGGCTGAGCAGCTCACCTACATGGATGCG CTGCTGTTCAAAAAAGTCGTACCCCACCACTGCCTGGGCTCCATCTGGTCTCAGAGGGACAAGAAGCACAACAAGCACAGCGCTCCCACCATTCGCGCCACCATCACCCAGTTCAACGCTGTCGCCGCCTGCGTGGTCAGCACGGTGCTGAAACACCGACAGATCCGACCCCACGTCAGAGCGCGGGTCATCCAGCGCTGGATAGACATCGCTCAG GAGTGTCGAATACGCAAAAACTTCTCATCCCTGCGAGCCATTGTGTCGGCGCTGCAGTCCAATCCTCTGTACCGGCTGAAGAGAGTTTGGGCCTGCGTGCACAA AGACAGTATGCAGACGTTTGAGGAACTCTCGGACATTTTCTCCGACCACAACAACTACCTGACCAGCAGGGAGCTACTCATGAGG GAAGGCACTTCAAAGTTTGCCAGTCTGGAGAGTTGTGCCAAGGAGCACCAGAAACGAACCCACaagaggctgcagctgcagaagGAAATG GGAGCGATGCAAGGAACGATACCCTACTTGGGGACTTTCCTCACTGACCTGACCATGCTGGACACGGCGCTGCCCGACTTGATCGAg GGTGGTCTGATCAACTTTGAGAAGAGACGCAGG GAGTTTGAGGTGATCGCTCAGATCAAGCTGCTCCAGTCGGCCTGTAACAGCTACTGTCTGACTGCGGATCCGGCTTTCCTGCGCTGGTTTAAGAGCCAGACTCAGCTCAGCGAGGAAGAAAG CTACGCCTTGTCCTGTGAGATTGAAGGTCTCGGCGACGGCAGCCCAACTTTACAAAAACCTCGGAAAAGCATGGTGAAGAGACTCAGCCT GCTGTTCCTTGGAACAGACAGTAATTCAGCCAGTTCTCCAGTCAGAGAGACGCCACGTTCGCCTCCTACTGGCAGCTCAGGGGAGAGCATGGACTCGGTCAGCGTGTCCTCCAGCGACTCCAGCAGCCCTTCAGACAGCGAAGGACTCGCAACCCCGACTCACAACTCCGACTCCCAGCAAAACAAG CTATCAGAATCCTCTTCCTGTACTTCACTCCACTCCATGGACACCAGCTCATCGACAGCCAGCGTCTCCATGACTCCCGCCTCACCCCCCCTCCCCGGACCTCTCTGCACTCACAGACGCTCCGTCTCCCTCACTCCTCTGTCTCCCAGCTCGCCCAGTCAAACCCCGGCGTACAACATGCAGGCCCAGGACGCGTGCATCATACGAGTCAGCCTGGAGCAGGGCAACGGGAACCTGTACAAGAGCATACTG CTGACCAATCAAGACAAGACGCCGGCTGTTATTTCTAGAGCCATGGCGAAGCATAACCTGGAGGTGGAGCCTGAGGAAGGCTACGAGTTGGTGCAGGTCATCTCTGAGGAAAGAG AGCTGGTGATTCCAGACAACGCTAACGTCTTCTACGCCATGAACACCTCGGCTAACTTCGACTTCCTGCTGCGGGTGCGAGGCTCGGCGGGTCGGCCGGTGCAGCTGCGTAGCCGGTGTAGCTCCACACTCCCTCGCACCCAGCACCGCTCCAGCCTGTCGCTCAGACTCAGCAAAGTCACACTGTGA